A window from Candidatus Methylomirabilota bacterium encodes these proteins:
- the efp gene encoding elongation factor P, with protein sequence MSTAEFKKGLKIQHDGQPYTIVDFQHVKPGKGGAFVRTKLKHMRQGRVIDNTFRAGEKVELVDFDEKHMQYLYKDERYHFMDTETYDQISLSPDEVGDARDFLKENTEVDILFIDGSPVTVELPNFMELAIVKTDPGIRGDTASGGSKPAQLETGATIQVPLFLNEGDVVKVDTRSAEYLSRVATAG encoded by the coding sequence GCTCAAGATCCAGCACGACGGGCAGCCCTACACCATCGTCGACTTCCAGCACGTCAAGCCGGGCAAGGGCGGCGCCTTCGTGCGCACCAAGCTCAAGCACATGCGGCAGGGGCGGGTCATCGACAACACGTTCCGCGCGGGCGAAAAGGTGGAGCTCGTCGACTTCGACGAGAAGCACATGCAGTACCTGTACAAGGACGAGCGCTACCACTTCATGGACACGGAGACGTACGATCAGATCTCCCTGTCGCCGGACGAGGTCGGTGACGCGCGCGACTTCCTCAAGGAAAATACCGAGGTCGACATCCTGTTCATCGACGGCAGCCCCGTGACCGTCGAGCTCCCCAACTTCATGGAGCTCGCCATCGTCAAGACCGATCCGGGTATCCGCGGCGACACGGCCTCGGGCGGGTCGAAGCCGGCTCAGCTCGAGACGGGCGCCACCATCCAGGTTCCGCTCTTCCTCAACGAGGGTGACGTCGTGAAGGTGGACACGCGCAGCGCCGAGTACTTGAGCCGCGTGGCCACGGCCGGCTAA
- the accB gene encoding acetyl-CoA carboxylase biotin carboxyl carrier protein, which produces MAKDRGTMAGILAPRRWTPAEIVELAVAHDLAELEVEAGGMRVRVVRRHAEAAARPSAAAPPPALTQPASAVAAEAAAGTITVEAPMVGTFYRASSPDAPPFVNEGDTIKEGQTLCVIEAMKLMNEIDAKLGGRIVKVLVDNAQPVQFGQALFLLEPLK; this is translated from the coding sequence ATGGCCAAGGACCGGGGAACCATGGCAGGGATCCTGGCTCCGCGACGGTGGACGCCCGCGGAGATCGTCGAGCTCGCGGTCGCCCACGACCTCGCTGAGCTCGAGGTCGAGGCCGGAGGCATGCGCGTGCGCGTGGTGCGCCGTCACGCCGAGGCGGCCGCGCGACCCTCCGCGGCGGCGCCGCCGCCCGCGCTCACGCAGCCCGCCTCGGCCGTGGCCGCGGAGGCGGCGGCGGGCACCATCACGGTCGAGGCGCCCATGGTGGGAACCTTCTATCGAGCGTCGAGCCCCGACGCTCCGCCCTTCGTCAACGAGGGCGACACCATCAAGGAGGGCCAGACCCTCTGCGTCATCGAGGCCATGAAGCTGATGAACGAGATCGACGCGAAGCTCGGCGGCCGCATCGTCAAGGTCCTCGTCGACAACGCCCAGCCCGTGCAGTTTGGCCAGGCCCTGTTCTTGCTGGAGCCTCTCAAGTAA